From the genome of Faecalibacterium prausnitzii:
GTGCATCTGGTGGGTGCATTCGCACTGACCAAGGCTTTTGTTCCCCAGATGAAGGAGCAGGGTCATGGCCGCGTCATCTTCCAGGCCAGCATGACCAGCTACATCGGCCAGCCCCAGGTGGCAGGCTACTCCACCGCAAAGGCCGGCTATCTGGGCCTGATCCATACCCTGACCGCTGAACTGGCCGAGTACGGCATCACCGTCAACGCCATTGCTCCGGGCTGGATCGACACCCCCATGTTCCACAAAGCTACCGACAACGACCCGCCGCGTCTGGCCAAGATCATGGGCCGCATCCCCGCCAAGAGCGTGGGCGACCCTATGGATGTCGGCATGTGTGCAGCGTTCCTGTGCAGTGACGCAGCCCGCTATATCAGCGGCACCTGCATCCCTGTTGACGGCGGCGCTCTGATCGGATTCTGATGAAATGAGCCCACCCATCTCCTGAACAGACGGGTGGGCATTTTTGGAGGATATTTGTTATGAATGATCGTTTCAGCGAAGAGCTGTTCCTCACCAATGAGACCGGCAAAATGCTCTACCACAAGTATGCAGAGCATATGCCGATCATCGATTACCATTGCCATCTGCAGCCCGTGGAGATCGCCGAGAACAAGGAGTTTGAAGATCTGGGCGAGATGTGGCTGCGCGGCGACCACTACAAGTGGCGCTGTATGCGCACCTTTGGCATCGACGAGAAGTACATCACCGGTGACGCCAGCTACTACGAAAAGTACATGAAGTTTGCCGAAATTCTGCCCCAGCTGGTGGGCAATCCCATCTACATCTGGTGTGCACTGGAGCTGAAGCGCTACTTCGACATCGACGAACCCCTGACCGCAGCCAATGCACAGGAAATTTATGACCGCACCAAAAAGCTTATCACCGAAAAGCACATGACCCGCCGCTGGTGCATGGAGCACAGCAATGTGCGTCTGGTCTCCACCACCGAAGACCCCATCGACGACCTGCGCTACCACAAGGTTCTGAACGAGGAAAAGATGTTCACCCGCGTGATCACCGCCTTCCGCCCCGATAAGGCCATGTTCTGCGCCAACGCCGATTTTGCTGCTTATCTGGTAAAGCTTTCTGCTGCTGCGGAGCAGCCCATCGACAGCTTTGCCGAGATGCTCACCGCATTGGAAAAGCGTTTGCAGTATTTCCAGCAGATCACCGGCACCACCGTCAGTGACGACGGCATCCCCTACTTCAACTGGGCAGATTACACTCCCGCCGAGGTAGAGGGCATCTTTGCCAAGGCACGCAGCGGCGGCAAGCTGACCCAGCATGAGATCGACCAGTACCAGAGCGCATTCCTGTTCGAGATGGCCCGTATCTACAACCGAAACCACTACGTTATGCAGCTGCACATCGGCACCTATCTGGATGCCAACACCAGCCATGTGAAGAGTGTGGGCCAGTCCACTGGTTTTGATTGCTGCGACGATGCCGCACCGGTCAAGGGCGTTGGCGAGCTGCTGAACAACCTGACCACTATCGGCGAACTGCCCAAAACCATCATCTACCCGCTGGACGGCACCAAGATTGAGACCTGGGCGATCTTAGCCGCAGGCTTCTGCGATAATGGCACCAAAGCAAAAGTTCAGCTGGGCGCACCCTGGTGGTTCAATGATCAGGCCTTTGGCATCCAGCGCCAGTTCGAGGCCTGTGCAAACCTGTACCCGGTCTCACTGTCGGTCGGCATGCTGACCGACAGCCGCAGCTTTATTTCCTATCCCCGTCATGAGCTGTACCGCCGCGTGCTGTGCAGTTATCTGGGCAGTCTGGTGGAGCGCGGAGAGTATTTCTCCGGTGAGGAAGAGCTAAAAAAGACCATCGAGAATGTCTGCTTCAACAATGTGAATGAGTTCTTTGGCTTCAACGTTAAGGTTTGATAGGAGGATTTATTATGGCAGATCTGAAGGGTAAGGCCGGCATCGTCACCGGCGGCAGCAGCGGCATTGGTTTCCAGATCGCAAATGTGCTGGCAGAGGCCGGCGCAACGGTTTACGTGATCAGCCGTACCGGCAGGCCCAAAGAGGGCGTGGGAGAAAGCGCATCGGGCGTTGTCCACCTGAAGGGCGATGTGGGCGATGTAGAAGCCATGAAGGCTATGGTGGCAGAGCTTGCCGCAAAGCACAATGGCTGCATTGATTTTCTGGTGAACAATGCAGGCGTCAGCTATAAATGCCGTGCCGAAAACTTCCCTATGGAACAGTTTGACAACATCATGAACGTGAACGTCAAGTATTTG
Proteins encoded in this window:
- the uxaC gene encoding glucuronate isomerase yields the protein MNDRFSEELFLTNETGKMLYHKYAEHMPIIDYHCHLQPVEIAENKEFEDLGEMWLRGDHYKWRCMRTFGIDEKYITGDASYYEKYMKFAEILPQLVGNPIYIWCALELKRYFDIDEPLTAANAQEIYDRTKKLITEKHMTRRWCMEHSNVRLVSTTEDPIDDLRYHKVLNEEKMFTRVITAFRPDKAMFCANADFAAYLVKLSAAAEQPIDSFAEMLTALEKRLQYFQQITGTTVSDDGIPYFNWADYTPAEVEGIFAKARSGGKLTQHEIDQYQSAFLFEMARIYNRNHYVMQLHIGTYLDANTSHVKSVGQSTGFDCCDDAAPVKGVGELLNNLTTIGELPKTIIYPLDGTKIETWAILAAGFCDNGTKAKVQLGAPWWFNDQAFGIQRQFEACANLYPVSLSVGMLTDSRSFISYPRHELYRRVLCSYLGSLVERGEYFSGEEELKKTIENVCFNNVNEFFGFNVKV
- a CDS encoding SDR family NAD(P)-dependent oxidoreductase, which produces MAAFTEEQVKDFSIKNWYDLSGQVAVVTGGATGLGLAITRCLVSAGAKVAVVASRAPELVADTLAEFGGKAVYYQFNITDTDHAQELADKITAEQGPVSILVNNAGNHCKKFIWDMTVDDYKRVLDVHLVGAFALTKAFVPQMKEQGHGRVIFQASMTSYIGQPQVAGYSTAKAGYLGLIHTLTAELAEYGITVNAIAPGWIDTPMFHKATDNDPPRLAKIMGRIPAKSVGDPMDVGMCAAFLCSDAARYISGTCIPVDGGALIGF